In the genome of Pseudoglutamicibacter cumminsii, one region contains:
- a CDS encoding DMT family transporter, whose amino-acid sequence MVWIAVTAALVSAAFLALGTQRQAAAVRNAHGREVSGRQIVEMLKNRTWLFGLVLMITGVILNIVALSLAPLTVVQPLGAVALVLTTIINSWDRKIRINGATWRAIAVCTIGAIGFVLLAIKATHETFVTGNQRVMIIILLGISGIILGVLALVHRRRKGGAIFYIVGAGILFGFTAVLVRTIAVTFLNWDPEAIWWKQVPWGAMVAIVIVGIMGQYFNQHAYASGPPELVVAGLTVIDPMVGVLIGVIILGELAPGLPWYTACGMIAAGVIAIIGVLQLSRHHPDSVAPERTEVR is encoded by the coding sequence ATGGTCTGGATAGCTGTCACAGCGGCCCTTGTGTCGGCCGCGTTCCTGGCGCTGGGTACTCAGCGTCAGGCCGCTGCCGTGCGTAACGCACACGGCCGTGAGGTGAGCGGCCGCCAGATCGTTGAGATGCTCAAGAACCGGACGTGGCTTTTTGGTCTTGTCCTGATGATCACCGGCGTGATCCTCAACATCGTTGCGCTGTCCTTGGCGCCACTCACGGTCGTCCAGCCGCTCGGGGCTGTCGCGCTCGTTTTGACGACCATCATCAACTCGTGGGACCGCAAGATACGCATCAACGGCGCAACGTGGAGGGCCATCGCGGTGTGCACCATCGGCGCGATCGGCTTCGTGCTCCTCGCGATCAAGGCGACCCACGAAACCTTCGTGACCGGTAATCAGCGGGTTATGATCATCATCCTGCTCGGCATCAGCGGCATCATCCTCGGCGTCCTCGCGCTCGTGCATCGCCGCCGCAAAGGCGGTGCGATCTTCTATATCGTCGGCGCGGGTATCCTTTTCGGTTTCACCGCTGTCCTGGTGCGCACCATCGCGGTGACGTTCCTGAATTGGGACCCTGAAGCTATCTGGTGGAAGCAGGTTCCGTGGGGCGCGATGGTCGCGATCGTGATCGTGGGCATCATGGGTCAATACTTCAACCAGCACGCGTACGCTTCCGGGCCGCCAGAGCTTGTGGTTGCGGGGCTTACGGTGATCGACCCGATGGTCGGCGTGCTGATCGGTGTCATCATCCTTGGCGAGCTAGCGCCAGGGCTTCCGTGGTACACGGCCTGCGGGATGATCGCCGCGGGAGTGATCGCGATCATCGGCGTGTTGCAACTGTCACGGCACCACCCCGATTCAGTGGCACCCGAACGCACCGAGGTTCGGTAG
- the hutH gene encoding histidine ammonia-lyase has translation MSLEQNPENSAARSTVVLNPKGVSAEDVVAVARYGATVELGPEVFETVNAVRRHVEDLAASTTPVYGVSTGFGALADTSIPQERRTLLQSSLIRSHAAGTGPEVEREVIRALMFLRARTLATGRTGVRFVVLENLVKLLNAGITPVVHEYGSLGCSGDLAPLAHCAIVLLGEGRARDAEGVERPVPELLAEAGIEPLELAEKEGLALINGTDGMLGMLLMALDDLRDLVDVADLTTAMSIQGLRGRDTVFAPQLHEPLRPHPGQARSAANVYRWLTDSPIVADVMKEGSRVQDAYSLRCHPQVAGAVRDTISHAEAVAERELASAIDNPVVLEDGTVTSNGNFHGAPVAYVLDFLAIAAADLASISERRSDRMLDKSRSFGLPPFLADDPGVDSGFMIAQYTQAGLVAEMKRLASPASVDSIPSSAMQEDHVSLGWHAARKLRTSIDALRRVLAIELMTAARAIDLRAPLKPSPATAEVLEAFRATVPGPGPDRFLAPDIEAAVEFVAAHPWSSHRKQD, from the coding sequence GTGTCCCTAGAACAGAATCCAGAAAACTCCGCTGCACGTTCGACCGTGGTGTTGAACCCCAAGGGAGTCAGCGCTGAAGACGTTGTGGCGGTCGCCCGTTACGGAGCCACGGTTGAGCTGGGCCCGGAGGTATTCGAGACCGTCAACGCGGTGCGCCGGCACGTCGAGGACCTCGCGGCGTCCACGACCCCGGTATACGGCGTATCCACGGGTTTCGGCGCGCTCGCTGACACCTCGATCCCCCAGGAACGCCGCACCCTACTGCAGTCGAGCTTGATCCGCTCCCACGCCGCCGGAACCGGGCCAGAAGTTGAGCGGGAAGTCATCCGCGCGCTGATGTTTTTGCGGGCGCGCACGCTCGCAACCGGCCGCACGGGTGTGCGTTTCGTGGTGCTTGAGAACCTTGTGAAGCTGCTCAACGCTGGCATCACGCCGGTTGTTCACGAATACGGTTCGCTCGGTTGCTCCGGCGACCTCGCGCCGCTCGCCCACTGCGCAATCGTGTTGCTCGGCGAAGGCCGCGCCCGCGATGCTGAAGGCGTTGAACGTCCAGTCCCTGAGCTGCTTGCCGAAGCCGGTATTGAGCCGCTCGAGCTCGCCGAGAAGGAGGGCCTCGCCCTCATCAACGGAACCGACGGCATGCTCGGCATGCTGCTCATGGCTCTGGATGACCTGCGTGACCTGGTCGACGTTGCCGACCTGACCACCGCGATGTCGATCCAGGGCTTGCGTGGCCGTGACACCGTGTTCGCGCCGCAGCTCCACGAACCGCTGCGTCCGCACCCGGGCCAGGCGCGTTCGGCCGCCAACGTGTACCGCTGGCTCACGGACTCCCCGATCGTCGCCGACGTCATGAAGGAAGGCTCCCGCGTACAGGATGCATACTCGTTGCGTTGCCATCCACAGGTTGCCGGTGCGGTACGCGACACAATCTCTCACGCTGAGGCGGTTGCCGAGCGTGAACTGGCTTCCGCAATCGACAACCCTGTGGTCCTGGAAGACGGCACGGTCACCTCGAACGGCAACTTCCACGGTGCGCCGGTTGCTTACGTTCTAGACTTCCTCGCAATCGCAGCCGCCGACCTCGCCTCGATCTCGGAGCGCCGTAGCGACCGCATGCTCGATAAGTCCCGTAGCTTCGGTCTCCCGCCGTTCCTCGCGGATGATCCGGGCGTGGACTCGGGCTTCATGATCGCCCAGTACACCCAGGCCGGCCTGGTGGCTGAAATGAAGCGCCTCGCCTCCCCGGCGTCGGTCGATTCAATTCCGTCCTCTGCGATGCAGGAAGACCACGTATCGCTCGGCTGGCACGCTGCCCGCAAGCTGCGCACCTCTATTGACGCGTTGCGTCGCGTTCTGGCAATCGAGCTCATGACCGCTGCCCGCGCTATCGACCTGCGCGCACCGCTCAAGCCATCCCCAGCCACCGCAGAGGTCCTCGAAGCGTTCCGTGCGACCGTCCCAGGCCCAGGCCCGGACCGCTTCCTCGCGCCAGACATCGAGGCCGCTGTCGAGTTCGTTGCGGCACACCCGTGGAGCAGCCACCGCAAACAGGACTAA
- the dnaG gene encoding DNA primase, which yields MAGLIRRADIDEVRERTDIKEIVEEYVSLKSAGIGSYKGLCPFHDERTPSFHVRPQMGSYHCFGCGESGDVIAFLMQMNSTSFAETVEYLAGRVGVTLHYEDGGSGPTKEQVGRRQRLLDAHKVAEEFFRKQLQTPEAQTAREELTSRGFTAEHAEQFGVGYAPQGWDNLLRFLRNNGFTEDELKETGMFSEGQRGIYDRFRGRLIWPIRDLTGATIGFGARKLYEEDQGPKYLNTPETAIYKKSQVLYGVDLARREIAKKKQLVVVEGYTDVMACHLAGITTAVATCGTAFGADHIKVARRLLSDFGSGGEVIFTFDGDEAGQKAALRAFREDQRFVAQTFIAVGPDGMDPCDVRQKRGDEALRDVLNHKTPLFEFALKAELKQHNLETVEGRVAAMRAAAPIIASMRDSAMRPAYIREVAGWLGMEVGEVRRAVAQSGRGGQPGRGSQPGRAGQYGAGQYGQGQGAGRSSVNAPAHGFSGEAAGPVVPAGVNLTDPATKIEWDALEVVIQNPHLIDADAWAQFFEAKFLTPAHAAIKDAIVVAATMQVSTAVWVETIREQVPEPLAALVSQMAVAPLPASNEDELRRYCKGIVNRLLAMQINRQKADYAAELQRVGSDDPERVEQLHRKLMELEMQRRRYQSEAL from the coding sequence ATGGCTGGGTTGATTAGGCGTGCGGACATCGATGAAGTCCGGGAACGCACGGATATTAAAGAGATCGTCGAGGAGTACGTTTCTCTCAAGTCCGCTGGTATTGGCTCGTATAAGGGGTTGTGTCCGTTCCATGATGAGCGGACCCCGTCGTTTCATGTGCGTCCGCAGATGGGTTCGTATCACTGTTTCGGTTGTGGCGAATCCGGCGACGTCATCGCGTTCTTGATGCAGATGAATTCGACGTCCTTCGCGGAGACCGTCGAATACCTTGCAGGACGTGTGGGTGTCACCCTGCACTATGAGGACGGCGGTTCCGGCCCGACCAAGGAGCAGGTGGGCCGTCGTCAACGGCTTTTGGATGCCCATAAGGTTGCTGAGGAGTTTTTCCGTAAGCAGTTACAGACCCCTGAGGCGCAGACAGCGCGGGAAGAACTGACGAGCCGCGGGTTCACCGCTGAACATGCCGAGCAGTTCGGTGTCGGTTATGCGCCGCAGGGCTGGGACAACTTGTTGCGTTTCTTGCGCAACAACGGGTTCACGGAGGACGAGCTCAAAGAAACCGGGATGTTCTCGGAGGGCCAACGCGGTATTTATGATCGCTTCCGTGGGCGTTTGATCTGGCCTATCCGCGATCTCACTGGTGCCACGATCGGTTTCGGTGCCCGCAAGCTGTATGAGGAGGATCAAGGGCCTAAGTACCTGAACACTCCGGAGACTGCGATCTATAAGAAGTCGCAGGTTTTGTATGGCGTGGATTTGGCACGCCGCGAGATCGCTAAAAAGAAGCAGCTCGTGGTGGTTGAAGGCTATACGGACGTTATGGCGTGCCACCTGGCGGGGATCACTACGGCGGTCGCGACGTGCGGTACCGCGTTCGGTGCCGACCACATCAAGGTTGCGCGGCGTTTGCTTTCGGACTTCGGCTCCGGGGGCGAGGTCATCTTCACGTTCGATGGCGACGAAGCTGGTCAGAAAGCCGCGTTGCGTGCGTTCCGTGAGGATCAGCGCTTTGTCGCGCAGACGTTTATCGCGGTGGGTCCAGACGGCATGGATCCGTGCGATGTGCGTCAGAAGCGCGGGGATGAAGCGTTGCGTGACGTGTTGAATCATAAGACGCCGTTGTTTGAGTTCGCGCTCAAGGCCGAATTGAAGCAACACAATCTGGAAACGGTCGAGGGCAGGGTTGCGGCGATGCGTGCTGCGGCGCCGATCATCGCGTCGATGCGGGATTCCGCGATGCGCCCGGCGTATATCCGCGAGGTAGCTGGCTGGCTCGGTATGGAGGTCGGGGAAGTCCGGCGCGCCGTCGCTCAGTCCGGCCGGGGAGGTCAGCCCGGACGCGGAAGCCAGCCCGGACGTGCTGGTCAGTATGGAGCGGGCCAGTACGGCCAGGGTCAGGGCGCTGGTCGCTCGTCGGTGAACGCTCCGGCGCATGGTTTTTCGGGTGAAGCCGCGGGGCCCGTGGTTCCTGCCGGAGTGAACTTGACGGATCCTGCAACCAAGATCGAGTGGGATGCGCTCGAAGTTGTGATTCAGAATCCGCATTTGATTGATGCTGATGCGTGGGCGCAGTTCTTTGAGGCGAAGTTCCTCACGCCGGCGCACGCGGCGATCAAGGATGCGATTGTTGTTGCCGCGACCATGCAGGTTTCGACTGCGGTGTGGGTTGAGACGATTCGCGAGCAGGTCCCGGAACCTTTGGCCGCTTTGGTTTCGCAGATGGCTGTTGCTCCTTTGCCGGCCTCGAACGAGGATGAGTTGCGCCGTTATTGCAAGGGGATCGTGAACCGTTTGCTTGCGATGCAGATCAACCGGCAGAAAGCTGATTATGCGGCCGAGCTGCAACGTGTGGGCTCGGATGACCCTGAGCGGGTTGAGCAGTTGCATCGAAAGCTTATGGAGCTTGAGATGCAGCGGCGCCGCTATCAATCAGAAGCGTTGTGA
- the hutI gene encoding imidazolonepropionase, with product MTSTLYTSIGELWSFDPEHGAVDSAKLATSAEAGVVGDAALVVEEGVVAWSGPASAAPDADAQVDLAGSVVVPGWVDSHSHMVFDGDRSAEFEARMAGQSYAAGGIAVTTQATRAASEAKLDELVAERVAQAAALGTTTLETKTGYGLDVESEALAARVAARHVEEVTFLGAHLVPPEYEHDREAYVDLVCGPMLDAVAEHVAWIDVFCEQGAFTVEESMRVLKAGQERSLGLRVHGNQIGHTGGAAMAVELGAASVDHVNFMSAEDIEMLAASDTVATILPACDLSTRAPLAPARELLDTGATVAIASNLNPGTSYTSSVPFCITTAVLQQHMTLAEAIRAATLGGAAALRRTDIGHLRRGAPANFAVLDAPAAIHLAYRPGMVGVRATVKNGELIAGSFE from the coding sequence GTGACCTCGACGCTGTACACCTCGATTGGTGAACTGTGGTCGTTTGATCCTGAGCATGGCGCTGTGGATTCCGCAAAGCTCGCTACTTCGGCTGAGGCCGGTGTTGTGGGTGATGCCGCGCTGGTTGTTGAGGAGGGCGTGGTCGCGTGGTCTGGCCCTGCTTCTGCCGCGCCTGATGCCGATGCACAGGTAGATCTCGCTGGCTCCGTCGTGGTTCCGGGGTGGGTTGATTCGCATTCCCACATGGTTTTCGATGGAGACCGTTCAGCTGAGTTTGAGGCGCGGATGGCGGGTCAGTCGTATGCGGCTGGCGGTATCGCGGTCACGACTCAGGCGACGCGTGCGGCGTCGGAAGCGAAGCTCGATGAGCTGGTTGCCGAGCGTGTTGCACAGGCTGCGGCGCTGGGTACCACGACGCTGGAAACCAAGACGGGCTACGGGCTGGACGTGGAGTCCGAGGCGCTCGCCGCACGGGTTGCTGCTCGGCACGTCGAGGAAGTCACATTCCTAGGCGCCCACCTGGTTCCGCCCGAGTACGAGCATGACCGCGAAGCCTACGTTGACCTCGTGTGCGGCCCAATGTTGGACGCGGTTGCCGAGCATGTCGCGTGGATCGATGTGTTCTGCGAGCAGGGCGCCTTCACAGTCGAGGAATCGATGCGGGTCTTGAAGGCTGGGCAGGAACGCAGCCTGGGTTTGCGTGTCCACGGTAATCAGATTGGCCACACGGGTGGGGCCGCGATGGCGGTTGAGCTCGGTGCCGCGAGCGTTGACCACGTCAACTTCATGAGCGCAGAAGACATCGAGATGCTCGCCGCCTCCGACACCGTTGCGACGATCCTCCCGGCATGCGATCTTTCAACGCGCGCTCCGCTCGCTCCTGCGCGTGAGCTCCTGGATACGGGCGCCACGGTCGCGATTGCATCCAACCTCAACCCCGGCACGTCCTATACGTCATCGGTCCCGTTCTGCATCACCACCGCGGTGCTGCAACAACACATGACCCTGGCCGAGGCCATCCGAGCCGCAACGCTAGGTGGGGCGGCAGCGTTACGGCGCACCGACATCGGCCATTTGCGCCGCGGGGCGCCTGCCAACTTCGCTGTTCTGGATGCGCCCGCCGCGATCCACCTCGCGTACCGCCCAGGCATGGTGGGAGTCCGCGCAACCGTCAAGAACGGCGAGCTGATCGCTGGTTCGTTCGAATAA
- a CDS encoding glycosyltransferase encodes MTQETPLRILIACDTYPPDVNGAAVFCYRLATNLTKRGHEVHILAVRNDRGPSFVEHRPEATVHRVTSHKAPTHETYRLVTPYSANKVAGRVMDEIKPDVVHIQCHYMIGHAAQKQATKRGIRLIATNHFIPENLEPFLPFPQWFLNIVSRNSWRDMGKIMGKAAVVTTPTPLAARAMRENAGLTDVLPLSNGINSAHYEMRENETLPQRDYQTVLFVGRLAVEKNIDVLLRAIARLNQHPRPHVRIVGEGEQRPKLEALAAELGIEERVHFLGFVDDETLRQEYLCADVFCQPGTAELQSLVTLEALSASRPVVLANALALPHLVDEGVNGHLFTPGDDQDLAEKLVSILDLSPAERKAMGEAGHQMALKHGEEKTIKTFEALYRGANVHDYL; translated from the coding sequence GTGACACAGGAAACGCCACTGCGAATCCTTATCGCTTGCGATACCTACCCGCCCGACGTCAACGGCGCGGCCGTGTTCTGCTACCGCTTGGCAACCAACCTGACCAAGCGCGGACACGAAGTCCACATTCTCGCGGTCCGTAACGACCGTGGCCCATCCTTCGTTGAGCATCGGCCAGAGGCTACCGTTCACCGCGTAACCTCCCACAAGGCGCCAACGCACGAAACCTATAGGCTCGTGACCCCGTACTCCGCCAACAAGGTTGCGGGCCGGGTCATGGACGAAATCAAGCCAGACGTCGTGCACATCCAGTGCCACTACATGATCGGACACGCCGCCCAGAAGCAAGCGACCAAGCGTGGCATCCGTTTGATCGCAACCAACCACTTCATTCCGGAGAACCTTGAACCGTTCCTCCCGTTCCCGCAGTGGTTCCTCAACATCGTTTCTCGCAACTCGTGGCGCGACATGGGCAAGATCATGGGTAAGGCCGCCGTGGTCACCACACCGACCCCGCTTGCAGCACGCGCGATGCGCGAGAACGCTGGCCTCACAGACGTCCTGCCGCTGTCGAACGGGATCAACTCCGCGCACTATGAGATGCGCGAGAACGAAACGTTGCCGCAGCGCGACTACCAGACGGTGTTATTCGTTGGCCGCCTTGCGGTAGAGAAGAACATCGACGTCCTGCTGCGTGCGATCGCTCGTTTGAATCAGCATCCGCGTCCACACGTGCGGATCGTGGGCGAAGGCGAGCAACGGCCTAAGCTCGAGGCGCTCGCCGCTGAGCTGGGCATTGAGGAGCGCGTGCACTTCCTCGGCTTCGTGGACGACGAAACTCTGCGCCAGGAATACCTGTGCGCCGACGTCTTCTGCCAACCTGGCACAGCGGAGCTCCAGTCGCTCGTGACGCTTGAAGCGCTTTCGGCTTCCCGCCCCGTGGTGCTCGCGAACGCGCTCGCACTGCCGCACCTCGTCGACGAGGGCGTCAACGGCCACCTGTTTACCCCGGGCGATGACCAGGACCTCGCGGAGAAGCTCGTAAGCATCCTGGATCTTTCGCCGGCTGAACGCAAGGCGATGGGGGAGGCTGGCCACCAGATGGCGCTCAAGCACGGCGAAGAGAAAACCATCAAGACGTTCGAGGCGCTCTACCGCGGCGCTAACGTCCACGATTACCTCTAA
- a CDS encoding glycosyltransferase, giving the protein MHLVVDARYTRTDHHDGISRFTASLIEALAPHHDVRMLISDEAQLPMLPKVPYVKINSPTSPLEPLTALRVNRLRPDVVFSPMQTMGSLGRRFPLVLTLHDLIYYQHPTPPGFLPAPVRLLWRLFHKAYWPQRFLLNRADVVVTVSGTTRSLMREHRLTKRPIRIVSNASAPLGEPRDAAEGAANELVYMGSFMEYKNVQTLIRSMAHLPGYTLRLLSKIRPDRRRELEALVPEGASVVFHDGVSEEEYARLLRRARASVTLSKAEGFGIPLVEAMGLGTPVVCADTPIFREIGGDAALFVDAEDDAGFASVVRSLEDADEFAARSSVSRERAAEYSWERSAQALWKACEEAYELYHANGR; this is encoded by the coding sequence GTGCACTTGGTTGTTGATGCGCGGTATACGCGCACCGATCATCACGACGGTATTTCACGTTTCACGGCGTCCCTGATCGAGGCGTTGGCGCCGCACCATGATGTGCGGATGCTGATTTCTGATGAGGCGCAGTTGCCGATGTTGCCGAAGGTTCCGTACGTCAAGATCAATTCGCCGACCTCCCCGCTGGAGCCGTTGACGGCGTTGCGGGTCAACCGTTTGCGCCCGGATGTTGTGTTCAGCCCGATGCAGACGATGGGTTCGCTGGGGCGTCGGTTCCCGCTCGTGCTGACGTTGCATGACTTGATTTATTATCAGCACCCTACTCCGCCGGGCTTCTTGCCGGCTCCGGTGCGGTTGTTGTGGCGGCTGTTCCATAAGGCGTATTGGCCGCAGCGGTTTCTGCTGAACCGCGCCGATGTTGTGGTTACGGTTTCGGGGACGACCCGTTCGCTCATGCGTGAACACCGCCTCACAAAGAGACCTATCCGCATCGTTTCTAATGCCTCGGCCCCGTTGGGCGAGCCGCGGGATGCGGCCGAGGGGGCCGCGAATGAGCTCGTGTACATGGGTTCGTTCATGGAGTACAAGAACGTCCAGACTCTGATCCGGAGCATGGCGCATCTGCCGGGGTACACGCTGCGCCTGCTGTCCAAGATCCGGCCGGACCGCCGTCGTGAGCTTGAAGCTCTGGTCCCGGAGGGTGCCTCGGTTGTGTTCCACGACGGTGTGAGCGAGGAGGAGTACGCGCGGCTGCTGCGGCGTGCGCGCGCCTCTGTCACGCTGTCGAAGGCTGAAGGCTTCGGCATTCCGTTGGTCGAGGCGATGGGCCTGGGCACTCCGGTGGTGTGTGCTGACACCCCGATTTTCCGTGAGATCGGCGGGGATGCCGCGCTGTTTGTCGACGCGGAAGACGACGCGGGCTTCGCGTCCGTTGTTCGCTCGCTTGAGGATGCGGATGAGTTCGCGGCGCGCAGTTCCGTGAGCAGGGAACGTGCCGCTGAATACTCGTGGGAGCGTTCCGCTCAAGCTTTGTGGAAGGCGTGCGAGGAAGCGTACGAGCTGTACCACGCGAACGGGCGGTAG
- a CDS encoding phage holin family protein, whose product MTQQEQLPQPQNLRQTASVMMRLAPKQINDEVQLTLRQLQSKGVSLGVAVALLAAGLGLLGLLVIALVVAAIAGLATVMPLWLSALLVAALFLILALIFVAVGATRAKNVVPEAIEIPKNAVTRLRYDMGALSQGTAFSIAEYEQKQKEKAEEKKRKKDASKKQTNPNSREDHSQTYQEKPSEGELKRRLSRRREHLAHLRDTLGRQSDVKARVGSVAQRTGLVSTGGDSYEANRAAGEKVMPILGAAAGIATALLVILGISKKRKKKKAKKATKAAKQN is encoded by the coding sequence ATGACACAGCAGGAGCAGTTGCCTCAACCGCAGAACCTGCGTCAGACCGCATCTGTGATGATGCGTTTGGCCCCTAAGCAGATTAATGACGAAGTTCAGCTGACGTTGCGTCAGCTTCAGTCCAAGGGTGTTTCCTTGGGTGTGGCTGTTGCGTTGCTCGCTGCTGGCCTGGGCCTTCTGGGCTTGCTGGTGATCGCTCTGGTTGTTGCCGCGATCGCTGGTTTGGCAACCGTGATGCCGCTGTGGTTGTCCGCGTTGCTCGTCGCTGCGTTGTTCCTGATTCTGGCCCTGATTTTCGTGGCCGTGGGCGCCACACGCGCTAAGAACGTCGTTCCTGAAGCGATTGAAATCCCGAAGAACGCCGTGACTCGCTTGCGTTATGACATGGGTGCGCTTTCGCAGGGTACTGCCTTCAGCATCGCTGAATACGAGCAGAAGCAGAAGGAAAAGGCTGAAGAGAAGAAGCGCAAGAAGGATGCTTCCAAGAAGCAGACCAACCCGAACTCGCGTGAAGACCACTCGCAGACGTACCAGGAGAAGCCTTCTGAGGGCGAGCTGAAGCGTCGCTTGTCCCGCCGCCGCGAGCACTTGGCACACTTGCGTGACACCTTGGGCCGCCAGTCGGATGTCAAGGCTCGCGTGGGCTCGGTTGCTCAGCGCACCGGTCTGGTCAGCACGGGTGGCGACTCCTATGAGGCTAACCGCGCAGCTGGCGAGAAGGTCATGCCAATCCTTGGTGCCGCTGCCGGTATCGCTACCGCGTTGCTCGTGATCTTGGGCATCTCCAAGAAGCGCAAGAAGAAGAAAGCCAAGAAGGCTACCAAGGCAGCGAAGCAGAACTAG
- a CDS encoding deoxyguanosinetriphosphate triphosphohydrolase, with the protein MASIAGYETHDMERWVPEPPKKAYRSAFERDRARVLHSSALRRLGAKTQVVAPFSDDFVRTRLTHSLEVAQVGRELGAALGCDPNVVDTACLSHDLGHPPFGHNGEKVLDQLADECGGFEGNAQTLRLLTRLETKTFRANGASAGLNLTRATLDATIKYPWTRQEAPLTREGRPTRKFGVYADDEPVYRWVRDGREDSATPLETQVMDLADDVAYSVHDVEDAVNAHRFQLRWVQEKARRARVIDYTQRWYLPDTPEDEIDAALKRLERAEEWVPVVDGGRRSLAALKDMTSQFIGRFCSAALKATQERYGTDPLTRYAANLVVPRETEVEIAVMKGMATAYVMTVDERQPIYDRQGEVLSELVELLLKTEGEYLEPIFREDYIMAVDDAARVRAVIDQVASLTDSSALEWYFTLVRGGQFPPAVGSHDFFVPVSTPDKKAPGRNAPVGNSLGTSPVGES; encoded by the coding sequence CTGGCGTCCATCGCCGGCTATGAGACCCACGACATGGAGCGCTGGGTTCCTGAACCACCTAAGAAGGCGTACCGGTCTGCGTTTGAGCGTGACCGCGCCCGCGTTTTGCATTCCTCCGCTCTGCGCCGTCTGGGCGCTAAGACTCAGGTGGTCGCGCCGTTTTCGGACGACTTTGTGCGTACTCGGCTGACGCATTCGCTTGAGGTCGCGCAGGTGGGTCGCGAACTCGGCGCGGCGCTGGGTTGCGATCCGAACGTCGTGGATACCGCGTGCCTTTCGCACGACTTGGGGCATCCGCCGTTTGGTCATAACGGTGAGAAGGTTTTGGATCAGCTGGCCGATGAGTGCGGAGGCTTTGAGGGTAATGCGCAGACGCTGCGTTTGCTGACTCGGCTCGAGACGAAGACGTTCCGCGCGAATGGTGCTTCTGCCGGTTTGAATCTGACGCGTGCGACGTTGGATGCGACGATCAAGTATCCGTGGACGCGGCAGGAGGCTCCGCTGACGCGTGAGGGCCGACCGACCCGCAAGTTCGGTGTGTATGCGGACGATGAGCCGGTGTACCGGTGGGTTCGCGATGGTCGTGAGGATTCTGCGACTCCGTTGGAGACGCAGGTCATGGATTTGGCGGATGATGTCGCGTATTCGGTGCACGATGTGGAAGATGCGGTGAACGCGCATCGTTTCCAGTTGCGTTGGGTCCAAGAGAAGGCGCGCCGTGCGCGGGTCATCGATTACACGCAGCGCTGGTACCTGCCGGACACGCCTGAGGACGAGATTGATGCGGCGCTCAAGCGGCTCGAGCGTGCCGAGGAATGGGTTCCGGTGGTGGATGGCGGCCGCCGTTCGCTGGCTGCGTTGAAGGATATGACGAGCCAGTTCATCGGCCGGTTCTGTTCCGCTGCGCTCAAGGCGACGCAGGAGCGCTACGGTACGGATCCGTTGACGCGGTACGCCGCGAATCTTGTGGTTCCGCGTGAGACTGAGGTTGAGATCGCGGTCATGAAGGGCATGGCAACGGCATACGTCATGACGGTCGATGAGCGTCAACCGATCTATGACCGCCAGGGCGAGGTCTTGAGCGAGCTCGTTGAGCTGTTGCTGAAGACGGAGGGGGAGTACCTCGAGCCGATCTTCCGTGAGGATTACATCATGGCGGTCGACGATGCGGCGCGGGTGCGCGCGGTGATCGATCAGGTTGCATCGCTCACGGATTCCTCAGCGCTCGAGTGGTACTTCACGTTGGTGCGCGGCGGCCAGTTCCCGCCTGCGGTGGGGTCGCACGATTTCTTTGTCCCGGTTTCGACGCCTGACAAGAAAGCGCCTGGCCGGAACGCACCGGTTGGGAACTCGCTTGGCACGTCACCTGTGGGGGAGTCCTAG